The Cryptococcus decagattii chromosome 1, complete sequence genome includes a region encoding these proteins:
- a CDS encoding transketolase, protein MANFSSSDVTAVNTIRTLAADVVAKANSGHPGAPMGMAPVAHVLFTRFMRFNSKNPKWINRDRFVLSNGHACALQYILLHLAGYEVSMEDLKQFRQIDSITPGHPEVGVTPGIEVTTGPLGQGISNAVGLAIAQAHMGAVFNKENFPLIDNYTYCFLGDGCLQEGVASEACSLAGHLKLANLVAIYDDNKITIDGDTAVSFTEDVEMRFKSYGWNVLHVEKGDDDLAAIESAIAEAKKSKDAPTIINLKTTIGFGSLKAGGHDVHGSPLKKDDIAQLKKKFGFNPEESFVVPQETSDLYNEVAQNGAKADAEWQSLFKSYSEKYPKEAAELQRRIEGRLPEGWEKALPTYTTSDAAVGSRKLSETTITKLAEVLPELVGGSADLTGSNLTRWKGAEDFQHPSTGLGSYAGRYFRFGVREHGMTAICNGIAAYGGIIPFCATFLNFVSYAAGAVRLSALSHLRVLNVATHDSIGLGEDGPTHQPVETAAWLRAVPNLAFWRPADGNETSAAYLVGILSQHTPSVFALSRQNLPQLANSTIEKAAKGGYVVEEVENADVTLVSTGSEVYLCLDALEQLKSKGIKARLVSLPCFEVFNNQPKDYKLSVLPSGAPILSVEAYSTFGWGAYSHDHFGLKAWGASGPYNKVYEKFDITPQGIARRAEKVVDFYKKRGQPVFSPLISALDDISE, encoded by the exons ATGGCCAACTTTTCCAGCAGCGACGTGACAGCCGTCAA CACCATTCGAACCCTTGCCGCTGATGTTGTGGCCAAG GCTAACTCTGGTCACCCCGGTGCCCCCATG GGTATGGCCCCTGTTGCCCACGTACTCTTCACCCGATTCATGAGGTTCAACTCCAAGAACCCCAAGTGGATCAATAGGGACCGATTTGTCCTTTCTAACGGTCACGC TTGTGCTCTCCAGTacattcttcttcaccttgcTGGCTACGAAGTCTCTATGGAGGACCTCAAGCAGTTCCGTCAGATTGACTCTATCACCCCCGGTCACCCCGAAGTTGGTGTTACCCCTGGCATTGAGGTTACCACCGGTCCCCTTGGTCAGG GTATCTCCAACGCCGTCGGTCTCGCCATTGCCCAAGCCCACATGGGTGCCGTCTTCAACAAGGAGAACTTCCCCTTGATTGACAACTACACCTACTGTTTCCTTGGTGACGGTTGTCTTCAGGAGGGTGTTGCCTCCGAGGCCTGTTCTCTTGCCGGTCATTTGAAGTTGGCTAACTTGGTTGCCATCTACGATGACAACA AGATCACCATTGACGGTGACACCGCTGTGTCCTTCACTGAGGACGTCGAGATGCGATTCAAGTCTTATGGTTGGAACGTCCTCCACGTTGAGAAGGGTGACGA TGACCTCGCTGCCATTGAGAGCGCCATTGCCGAGGCtaagaagagcaaggacGCCCCCACCATCATTAACCTTAAGACCACCATCGGTTTCGGTTCTCTTAAGGCCGGTGGCCACGACGTCCACGGTTCTC ctttgaagaaggatgataTTGCTCAGCTCAAGAAGAAGTTCGGTTTCAACCCCGAGGAGTCCTTCGTCGTCCCTCAGGAGACTTCCGACCTCTACAACGAAGTTGCCCAGAACGGTGCCAAGGCCGATGCTGAGTGGCAGTCGCTCTTCAAGTCTTATAGTGAGAAGTACCCCAAGGAGGCCGCTGAGCTTCAACGACGAATTGAAGGCCGTCTCCCCGAAGGTTGGGAGAAGGCTCTCCCTACCTACACCACTTCTGACGCTGCTGTCGGCTCCAGGAAGTTGTCCGAGACTACCATCACCAAGCTCGCTGAGGTTTTGCCCGAGTTGGTCGGTGGTTCTGCCGACTTGACCGGTTCCAACTTGACCAGATGGAAGGGCGCTGAGGACTTCCAACACCCCTCTACTGGTCTCGGTAGCTACGCTGGTCGATATTTCCGATTTGGTGTCAGAGAGCATGGTATGACTGCCATCTGTAACGGTATCGCTGCCTACGGTGGTATCATTCCTTTCTGTGCCACTTTCCTTAACTTCGTCTCTTACGCCGCCGGTGCCGTCCGACTTTCCGCCTTGTCTCACCTTCGAGTCCTTAACGTTGCCACCCACGACTCCATTGGTCTCGGTGAGGACGGACCTACCCACCAGCCCGTAGAGACAGCTGCTTGGCTCCGAGCTGTTCCCAACCTTGCTTTCTGGAGGCCTGCTGACGGTAACGAGACTTCTGCCGCCTACCTTGTCGGCATCTTGTCTCAGCACACTCCTTCCGTCTTCGCCCTTTCCCGACAGAAC TTGCCTCAGCTCGCCAACTCTACCATTGAGAAGGCTGCCAAGGGTGGTTACGTCgttgaggaggttgagaaCG CCGATGTGACCCTCGTCTCCACCGGTTCTGAAGTTTACCTTTGTCTTGACGCTCTTGAGCAGCTCAAATCCAAGGGCATCAAGGCCCGATTGGTCTCTTTGCCTTGTTTCGAGGTCTTC AACAACCAGCCCAAGGACTACAAGCTCAGCGTCCTTCCTTCCGGTGCTCCCATCCTCTCAGTTGAGGCCTACTCCACTTTCGGTTGGGGAGCTTACTCTCACGACCACTTCGGTCTCAAGGCCTGGGGTGCCTCTGGTCCTTACAACAAGGTCTACGAGAAG TTCGACATCACTCCCCAGGGTATTGCTAGAAGAGCTGAGAAGGTTGTTGACTTCTACAAGAAGCGAGGCCAGCCCGTATTCTCTCCTTTGATCTCTGCTTTGGACGACATCTCTGAGTAA